A region from the Halobacillus mangrovi genome encodes:
- a CDS encoding cell division protein SepF: MSMKNKFRSFFTLDDEYEYIEEEVEDDEMEEEYEPKQRTTRKQDTQNIVSLKSAKSSSKMVLSEPSNYNEAQEIADQLVNRRAVVINLQRVDHHQAKRIVDFLSGTVYAIGGDIQKLGAQTFLCTPDNVEISGSISEMISQEEDEIYRRW, translated from the coding sequence ATGAGCATGAAAAATAAATTTCGATCATTTTTTACGCTGGATGATGAATATGAATACATTGAAGAGGAAGTAGAGGATGATGAAATGGAAGAAGAATACGAGCCGAAACAAAGGACCACTAGAAAGCAAGATACTCAAAACATAGTAAGTTTAAAAAGTGCAAAATCTTCTTCGAAAATGGTCCTGAGTGAGCCTAGCAACTATAACGAAGCTCAGGAAATTGCTGATCAGCTTGTAAACCGTCGTGCCGTTGTTATTAATCTTCAAAGGGTTGATCATCATCAAGCGAAACGAATTGTAGATTTTTTGAGCGGTACCGTATATGCTATAGGTGGAGACATTCAAAAGCTAGGTGCACAAACATTTCTTTGCACACCGGATAATGTAGAAATTTCCGGTTCGATCTCAGAAATGATTTCGCAGGAAGAAGATGAAATTTATAGAAGGTGGTAG
- a CDS encoding RluA family pseudouridine synthase, whose protein sequence is MSEQYQVVERDQSKRIDKLLTEIVEDASRSQIQSWLKDKFVLVDGEAVKSNYKVQEGELISWSIPEPEPLEIKAEDIPIEIVYEDEDVVVVNKPSGMVVHPSAGHPSGTLVNALLFHCKDLSGINGVERPGIVHRIDKDTSGLLMVAKNDKAHRSLVEQLQNKSVERKYEAIVHGMIAHEYGTIDAPIGRDPKDRQKMAVVEGGREAVTHFRVLKHFQDFTLVECKLETGRTHQIRVHMRYINHPLAGDPKYGPRKTWGLDGQALHAKSLGFEHPRTGEWKKFEVEPPKDFTDMITFLENRE, encoded by the coding sequence GTGAGTGAACAATATCAAGTAGTGGAAAGGGATCAGTCGAAAAGAATCGATAAATTATTGACTGAAATCGTTGAAGATGCTTCAAGATCACAAATTCAGAGTTGGCTTAAAGACAAGTTTGTTCTAGTGGATGGAGAAGCTGTAAAAAGTAATTATAAGGTACAGGAAGGAGAACTGATCTCATGGAGCATTCCTGAGCCTGAACCTTTAGAAATTAAGGCAGAAGATATTCCTATTGAAATCGTTTATGAAGACGAAGATGTGGTAGTAGTCAATAAGCCTTCCGGAATGGTCGTACACCCATCCGCCGGCCATCCGTCAGGCACTCTTGTGAATGCCCTTTTATTTCATTGTAAAGATCTATCAGGCATCAATGGGGTGGAACGACCGGGGATTGTCCATCGGATTGATAAAGATACAAGCGGACTCTTGATGGTAGCAAAGAATGATAAAGCACACAGATCTCTAGTTGAGCAGCTGCAAAATAAATCAGTGGAGCGGAAATATGAAGCGATTGTCCATGGAATGATCGCTCATGAGTATGGAACCATTGATGCTCCAATTGGACGTGATCCGAAGGACCGTCAGAAGATGGCGGTTGTCGAGGGTGGAAGAGAAGCAGTCACTCACTTTAGGGTACTAAAACATTTTCAAGATTTTACCTTAGTTGAATGTAAACTAGAGACGGGAAGAACCCACCAAATCCGTGTTCATATGCGATATATAAACCATCCATTGGCTGGCGATCCTAAATATGGGCCTCGAAAAACGTGGGGGCTTGATGGGCAGGCGCTGCACGCCAAGTCTTTAGGATTTGAACACCCAAGAACTGGGGAATGGAAGAAGTTTGAAGTAGAGCCTCCAAAAGATTTCACTGATATGATTACGTTTTTGGAGAATAGAGAGTAA
- a CDS encoding carbamoyl phosphate synthase small subunit, with translation MKQLVLEDGTVFKGEGFGSDRETIGEVVFNTGMTGYQEVISDPSYCGQLVTFTYPLVGNYGINRDDFETVNPAILGVIVKEHCEFPSNFRNEETLDSFLKAKKIPGISGIDTRKLTKIIREYGTMKAMITSVDRSVEEVLRILEDTPLATDQVKQVSTVKPYVVPGRGYRIVLVDYGMKHGILREFTKRNCHVTVVPYNTSAEEIERLKPDGVMLSNGPGDPKSVPEAIQTIRDLIGVIPVFGICLGHQLIALAAGADTSKMKFGHRGANQPVKDLRTGRTFITSQNHGYAVDPESLESTKLRLTQFSLNDETVEGLEHLRHPVFSVQYHPESSPGPEDTSHLFDEFLKRIKDTQGTKKEDSTCQSVQI, from the coding sequence ATGAAACAGCTCGTTCTTGAGGATGGTACGGTGTTTAAAGGAGAAGGATTTGGAAGTGACCGGGAAACGATTGGAGAGGTAGTATTCAATACAGGGATGACAGGGTATCAAGAAGTTATTTCTGATCCTTCTTACTGTGGCCAGCTCGTAACCTTCACTTATCCATTGGTCGGAAATTATGGGATTAATCGTGATGATTTTGAAACGGTCAACCCTGCTATTTTAGGTGTCATTGTAAAAGAGCATTGCGAGTTTCCTTCTAACTTTAGAAATGAGGAAACACTGGACTCTTTTCTTAAAGCTAAAAAAATCCCTGGAATTAGCGGGATTGATACAAGAAAGCTAACCAAAATCATTCGTGAGTATGGAACGATGAAAGCGATGATAACTTCTGTCGATCGTTCTGTAGAGGAAGTGCTGAGAATCCTTGAGGATACTCCTCTGGCAACCGATCAAGTAAAGCAAGTGTCAACGGTTAAGCCTTATGTTGTACCCGGACGCGGATACCGCATCGTCCTTGTAGATTACGGCATGAAACATGGCATTTTACGAGAGTTTACGAAAAGAAATTGTCACGTGACCGTCGTACCTTATAATACGTCTGCAGAAGAAATTGAACGTTTGAAACCAGATGGAGTCATGCTCTCTAATGGCCCAGGAGATCCCAAAAGTGTACCAGAAGCGATTCAAACTATCCGTGACCTGATCGGTGTAATTCCGGTGTTCGGTATTTGCCTCGGTCACCAGCTAATAGCTCTTGCTGCCGGTGCAGATACATCTAAAATGAAATTCGGACATAGAGGGGCTAACCAGCCTGTGAAGGATCTACGGACTGGAAGAACTTTTATTACTTCTCAAAATCACGGTTATGCCGTTGATCCAGAATCCCTAGAATCTACTAAACTGCGACTTACTCAATTTTCGTTGAACGACGAAACAGTTGAAGGGCTTGAACATTTACGGCACCCTGTGTTCTCCGTTCAGTATCACCCAGAGAGCTCACCTGGACCTGAAGATACCTCACATCTATTTGATGAATTTTTAAAGCGTATTAAAGATACACAAGGAACGAAGAAGGAGGACTCCACATGCCAAAGCGTACAGATATAA
- a CDS encoding YggT family protein, which produces MVFLFNILMTVMQVYSWILIIYILLSWFPGARESSFGEILGRMAEPFLEPFRKIIPPLGMIDISPIVAILVLNFARQGLQQLYYMIV; this is translated from the coding sequence ATGGTTTTTTTGTTTAACATTTTGATGACAGTTATGCAGGTGTATAGCTGGATTCTCATCATTTATATCTTACTGTCCTGGTTCCCTGGTGCGAGGGAATCGAGTTTTGGTGAAATTTTAGGTAGAATGGCAGAGCCGTTTCTTGAGCCGTTCCGTAAAATCATCCCTCCTCTAGGAATGATTGATATTTCACCAATCGTGGCAATTCTTGTACTGAACTTTGCAAGACAGGGGTTGCAACAACTATATTACATGATTGTTTAA
- a CDS encoding YggS family pyridoxal phosphate-dependent enzyme: MTVKENLAKITETIGQACENCGRSKNEITVIAVTKYVSIDRAREAVEAGIKDLGENRKDEFLEKYEAIGDDVNWHFIGSLQSRKVKDVINQVTMIHSLDRKSLAKEINKRANEPVQCFVQVNVSEEESKHGLHMEEVEDFIDLVKNYENIKIVGLMTMAPHTDDEEKLRGVFRQLRAQRDRIRDKHMPHAPCEYLSMGMSNDYALAIEEGATHIRIGSSLVG; the protein is encoded by the coding sequence ATGACAGTAAAAGAGAATTTAGCAAAAATTACAGAAACAATTGGACAAGCATGTGAGAACTGTGGACGTTCTAAAAATGAGATTACCGTTATTGCTGTCACAAAATATGTATCGATAGATCGCGCCCGTGAAGCGGTGGAGGCAGGAATAAAGGATTTAGGTGAAAATAGGAAAGATGAATTTCTTGAGAAGTATGAAGCTATTGGAGATGATGTCAATTGGCATTTTATCGGTTCATTACAATCAAGAAAAGTGAAAGATGTTATTAACCAAGTCACGATGATACATTCATTGGACCGTAAATCATTGGCGAAAGAGATTAATAAACGTGCAAATGAACCTGTCCAATGTTTTGTACAAGTAAATGTCAGTGAAGAGGAATCTAAACATGGTCTTCATATGGAAGAGGTTGAAGACTTCATTGATCTTGTGAAAAATTATGAGAATATCAAAATAGTTGGCTTGATGACAATGGCCCCTCACACCGATGACGAAGAAAAACTGCGTGGTGTGTTTAGGCAGCTGAGGGCTCAAAGAGACAGAATCAGAGATAAGCATATGCCACATGCACCATGTGAATACTTGTCCATGGGCATGAGCAATGATTATGCGTTAGCTATTGAAGAAGGGGCTACTCATATTCGAATTGGTTCTAGTCTGGTTGGATAA
- a CDS encoding aldose epimerase family protein: MSSLKIQNSEVRVKGNQTWNVYRLENDQGMNVEFLNYGGIITDLSVPDRNGNKENVVLAFKNYDDYLDNPIYFGALIGRVAGRIKQSSFELNGQSYQLDRNEGDNHLHGGKDGFHSRIWEVSPYETEEEVGAKLSIVSPDGDGGYPGQVKVEVTYTLTNDNKFIISYEASSDQTTPLTLTNHMYFNLSGNNKRTLEDQELILDSSKMVELDEELIPTGKWLDVTNSPFDFRDKKKLKSVFTYETSQQKIANGGMDHFFKFDKQQEVDVYLEDPKSGRTMGIETEQPGIVIYTSNSFPEGIELAEGKPKKHAGICFETQSSPASLHEEGFPNVILDKEQTYSKQTTFRFGIQ; encoded by the coding sequence ATGAGCAGTTTGAAAATACAAAATAGTGAAGTTCGAGTCAAAGGAAATCAGACATGGAATGTATATCGTCTTGAAAATGATCAAGGCATGAATGTCGAATTTTTAAACTACGGAGGGATCATTACGGACTTATCCGTTCCAGATAGAAACGGTAACAAGGAGAATGTTGTACTTGCCTTTAAAAACTATGACGATTATTTAGATAATCCCATCTATTTTGGAGCACTTATCGGCCGTGTTGCTGGGCGCATCAAACAATCTTCTTTCGAACTGAATGGACAAAGTTATCAGCTTGATCGTAATGAAGGAGACAACCACTTACATGGAGGGAAAGACGGTTTCCATTCAAGGATCTGGGAAGTCTCTCCTTATGAGACAGAGGAAGAGGTTGGAGCAAAACTTTCAATTGTCAGTCCAGATGGTGATGGTGGATATCCTGGTCAAGTGAAGGTTGAGGTCACTTATACGCTTACTAACGATAACAAATTTATCATTTCTTATGAGGCAAGTTCGGACCAAACGACTCCTCTAACTTTAACGAATCACATGTATTTTAATCTGAGTGGCAATAACAAAAGAACATTGGAAGATCAGGAACTGATTTTAGACAGTTCGAAAATGGTAGAACTTGATGAGGAGTTAATTCCCACAGGAAAGTGGTTAGACGTTACTAATTCCCCATTTGATTTTCGGGATAAGAAAAAATTAAAAAGTGTATTTACATACGAAACTTCTCAGCAAAAAATAGCTAATGGTGGAATGGACCATTTCTTTAAGTTTGATAAACAACAAGAAGTAGATGTTTACTTGGAAGATCCAAAGTCGGGCAGGACAATGGGTATAGAGACAGAGCAGCCAGGTATTGTTATTTATACGTCTAATAGCTTTCCTGAGGGAATAGAATTAGCTGAGGGAAAACCGAAGAAACATGCAGGTATATGCTTTGAAACGCAAAGTTCTCCAGCTTCCTTGCATGAAGAGGGTTTTCCAAATGTTATCCTCGATAAGGAACAGACTTACTCCAAGCAAACGACTTTTAGATTTGGAATTCAATAA
- a CDS encoding solute carrier family 23 protein, translating to MKQHKAALDVNEVPKMHKWLTLSLQHLFAMFGATILVPFLTGLSPAVALVSSGFGTLAYLLITRGKIPAYLGSSFAFIAPIIEVSKSSGVAGAMVGSFLTGLVYGLVALLISMFGTKWLMKLLPPIVVGPVIIVIGLGLASTAVDMAMYLPGQEENVYSGTHLMVALVTLAITIIASIFFRGFFSLVPILFGIVGGYIFAMTQGIVDTSGIQEEWAAITSAGSVGGVLAAIFQAPDFVVPFVDFSPFEVISWEIAALMIPFALVTITEHTGDQMVLSKVVGKNFLKEPGLNRSILGDGVATMIASFLGGPPNTTYGENIGVLAITRVYSVFVIGGAAVIAIVFGFVGMITAVISSIPTAVMGGVSILLFGIIASSGLRMLIDNQIDFGEKRNLIISSVILVIGVGGAFVQVNEDIQIAGMALAAIIGVLLNLILPGKEKGEGNGKMFEAPKEETEKQQRKNGVA from the coding sequence ATGAAACAACATAAAGCAGCCCTTGATGTAAATGAAGTACCAAAAATGCATAAATGGTTGACATTAAGCTTGCAGCACCTGTTCGCCATGTTTGGAGCAACCATTCTCGTTCCATTCTTGACAGGCCTTTCACCAGCGGTCGCGCTCGTATCAAGCGGGTTCGGAACGCTTGCTTATCTATTGATTACGAGAGGAAAGATACCGGCCTATCTCGGATCAAGCTTTGCTTTTATCGCACCTATTATAGAAGTTTCAAAATCGAGTGGAGTTGCCGGAGCCATGGTCGGAAGCTTTTTGACCGGGCTAGTGTACGGTCTTGTCGCTCTTCTTATCTCAATGTTCGGTACTAAATGGTTAATGAAGTTATTACCTCCAATTGTAGTAGGACCTGTAATTATCGTTATAGGTCTCGGCCTTGCATCAACAGCAGTGGACATGGCCATGTACCTTCCAGGCCAAGAAGAAAATGTGTATAGCGGCACGCATCTGATGGTTGCCTTAGTGACATTAGCTATAACTATCATTGCGTCGATCTTCTTCCGAGGGTTCTTCTCGCTAGTACCGATTTTGTTCGGGATTGTCGGAGGTTACATTTTCGCAATGACCCAAGGAATTGTTGACACGAGTGGGATTCAAGAAGAATGGGCAGCCATAACGTCAGCTGGTTCGGTTGGAGGAGTACTTGCTGCGATTTTCCAAGCACCAGACTTTGTTGTACCTTTCGTCGATTTCTCTCCATTTGAAGTCATCAGCTGGGAAATTGCTGCGCTTATGATTCCTTTCGCGCTTGTTACCATTACAGAGCACACTGGAGATCAGATGGTGCTTTCAAAAGTGGTAGGTAAAAACTTCTTAAAAGAACCAGGACTAAATCGATCGATTCTAGGGGACGGAGTTGCGACGATGATCGCCTCTTTCTTAGGTGGACCACCGAACACAACCTACGGTGAGAATATTGGCGTACTAGCTATAACAAGAGTGTACAGCGTATTTGTCATCGGTGGAGCGGCAGTGATCGCCATCGTGTTCGGTTTTGTCGGCATGATTACCGCAGTCATTAGTTCGATTCCTACAGCGGTAATGGGCGGAGTTTCCATCCTCCTTTTCGGAATTATCGCTTCCAGCGGGCTGCGTATGCTTATAGATAACCAAATTGACTTTGGCGAAAAACGAAACTTAATTATATCATCAGTTATCCTTGTCATTGGAGTTGGAGGAGCGTTCGTCCAAGTAAATGAAGATATTCAAATTGCAGGCATGGCGCTTGCTGCAATTATCGGTGTCCTTCTGAACCTAATCCTTCCTGGAAAAGAAAAAGGCGAAGGAAACGGAAAGATGTTCGAAGCACCAAAAGAAGAAACAGAAAAACAACAAAGAAAAAATGGAGTCGCATAG
- a CDS encoding DivIVA domain-containing protein, whose product MPLTPLDIHNKEFTKAFRGYEEDEVNEFLDQVIKDYEIIIRQKKELEREVEQLNERLGHFTNIETTLNKSILVAQETAEDVKSNANKESKIIIKEAEKNADRIVNEALDKSRRLSYEVEEMKKQAKVFKTRLSKLVEAQMEMINNDDWDYLFDTELDKEEEVKEQVEKELTSQNS is encoded by the coding sequence GTGCCATTAACACCATTGGATATTCATAACAAAGAATTTACAAAAGCATTTAGAGGCTATGAAGAAGATGAAGTGAATGAGTTTCTTGATCAAGTGATTAAGGACTATGAAATTATTATTAGGCAGAAAAAAGAATTAGAACGTGAAGTAGAACAATTGAATGAGCGCCTCGGTCATTTTACAAATATTGAAACCACTCTGAACAAGTCAATTCTTGTGGCGCAGGAAACCGCTGAAGATGTGAAAAGTAATGCCAATAAAGAATCTAAGATTATCATCAAAGAAGCGGAAAAAAATGCCGATCGAATTGTTAATGAGGCGTTAGATAAATCAAGGCGTCTTTCCTACGAAGTCGAAGAGATGAAGAAGCAAGCGAAAGTATTTAAGACAAGATTAAGTAAGCTTGTTGAAGCTCAAATGGAAATGATTAATAATGACGATTGGGATTACTTGTTTGATACGGAGCTTGATAAAGAAGAAGAAGTGAAAGAGCAAGTCGAGAAGGAATTGACTTCACAAAATTCATAA
- a CDS encoding dihydroorotase has product MSRKIINAKRIVNGSYEKCEVLISQGKISMVADTIDQQADHTIDAKGQLLLPGLVDVHVHLREPGGEAKETIETGTKAAAKGGFTTVCAMPNTRPVPDSPETLTALFEKINIDASVRVLPYASITTRQLGKEIVDMETLSNLGAFAFTDDGVGVQTAGKMFEAMKQASRLNKAIVAHCEDNSLVYGGVSHQGEVSERLDLPGIPNIAESVQIARDVLLAEAADCHYHVCHVSTKESVRVIRDAKRVGIKVTAEVTPHHILLNETDVKEDNALFKMNPPLRSKEDQKALIEGLHDGTIDFIATDHAPHTEEEKQQGFRYSPFGITGLETAFPLLYTHMVETGLATVKDLVEWLTVKPAETFSLPYGRLEEGVPADLTIVDLDSEKEVDRHQLVSKGKNSPFHGWKLKGWPVITLVNGEIVFEEAKYETARS; this is encoded by the coding sequence ATGAGTAGAAAAATTATCAACGCTAAGCGAATTGTAAACGGATCTTATGAGAAATGTGAGGTACTGATTTCACAAGGTAAAATTTCTATGGTTGCAGATACAATTGATCAACAAGCAGATCACACGATCGATGCAAAAGGTCAACTGCTTCTGCCAGGATTGGTGGATGTCCATGTTCACTTAAGAGAGCCAGGTGGAGAAGCGAAAGAAACCATCGAAACCGGAACGAAAGCCGCTGCAAAAGGAGGTTTTACAACCGTATGTGCCATGCCTAACACACGCCCGGTTCCAGACTCCCCTGAAACTTTAACAGCACTATTCGAAAAAATTAATATAGATGCAAGCGTACGAGTTCTTCCTTACGCATCGATCACCACTAGGCAGCTTGGAAAAGAGATTGTCGACATGGAAACTTTAAGTAATCTTGGAGCATTTGCTTTTACAGATGACGGGGTCGGTGTACAAACGGCAGGAAAAATGTTCGAAGCCATGAAGCAGGCAAGTCGGTTAAATAAAGCGATTGTAGCTCATTGTGAAGACAATTCACTCGTTTATGGCGGTGTTTCACACCAGGGAGAAGTCAGTGAGCGTCTGGACCTGCCTGGAATTCCGAATATCGCAGAATCCGTACAAATTGCTCGTGACGTGCTTTTAGCTGAAGCAGCAGACTGCCATTACCATGTCTGTCACGTTTCTACAAAAGAATCTGTCAGAGTCATCAGAGACGCAAAGCGTGTTGGAATCAAAGTAACCGCTGAAGTTACACCGCATCATATTTTACTCAATGAAACAGATGTCAAAGAAGACAATGCACTCTTCAAAATGAATCCACCGCTTCGTTCAAAAGAAGATCAAAAAGCGTTAATAGAAGGCTTGCATGATGGGACAATCGATTTTATTGCGACAGACCATGCACCACATACTGAGGAAGAAAAGCAGCAAGGGTTCCGATATTCTCCTTTTGGAATTACAGGTCTTGAAACAGCTTTTCCGCTTTTATATACCCATATGGTTGAAACTGGATTGGCTACAGTGAAAGACTTAGTAGAATGGCTGACAGTCAAGCCTGCAGAGACCTTTTCACTCCCTTATGGTCGTTTGGAAGAAGGAGTACCAGCTGATTTGACCATTGTAGACTTAGATTCAGAAAAAGAAGTAGATAGACATCAATTGGTTTCAAAAGGGAAGAACAGCCCTTTCCATGGCTGGAAATTAAAAGGATGGCCAGTTATAACACTAGTAAATGGAGAAATCGTATTTGAGGAGGCTAAATATGAAACAGCTCGTTCTTGA
- the pyrR gene encoding bifunctional pyr operon transcriptional regulator/uracil phosphoribosyltransferase PyrR, with amino-acid sequence MKAKATVLDHAAIRRALTRISHEIIEKNKGVEDLVLVGIKTRGVPIAQRLKEKIQEIESVDIPGGELDITLYRDDLTPKQDQAEPEIKETNIQTDIDGKKVILVDDVLYTGRTVRAAMDALIDHGRPAQIQLAVLVDRGHRELPIRADFVGKNVPTSHDEVVTVTLSETDQADEVRIYEK; translated from the coding sequence ATGAAAGCCAAAGCAACCGTTTTAGATCATGCAGCGATTCGTAGGGCGTTAACTCGAATCTCCCATGAAATTATTGAAAAAAATAAGGGAGTTGAAGACCTGGTCCTTGTCGGGATTAAAACAAGAGGTGTTCCGATCGCTCAACGTCTCAAGGAAAAAATCCAGGAAATAGAGAGTGTTGATATTCCTGGAGGGGAGCTTGACATTACTTTGTATCGGGATGATTTGACTCCGAAGCAAGACCAAGCTGAACCAGAGATCAAAGAAACCAATATTCAGACTGATATTGATGGGAAAAAAGTTATCTTAGTGGATGATGTCCTATACACTGGTCGAACGGTGCGTGCCGCAATGGACGCCTTAATTGATCATGGCAGACCTGCTCAGATTCAACTTGCTGTCCTCGTAGATCGTGGTCACAGGGAGCTTCCGATACGAGCAGATTTTGTTGGTAAAAACGTACCTACTTCTCATGATGAAGTGGTGACCGTGACGCTATCGGAAACTGACCAAGCCGATGAAGTGAGAATCTACGAAAAATAA
- a CDS encoding aspartate carbamoyltransferase catalytic subunit, which produces MNLISSRKQLLSMKHLSNEDIHQLFSMVKEIEKGNGPSPLQSRFAANLFLEPSTRTKSSFHIAEKRLGMEVLHLDGMDSSITKGESLYDTLKTLEAIGVELAVVRQSEVGLLNSCAEELNLSLINAGDGCGEHPTQSLLDLYTIHEHFTSFQGLNVAIAGDLKHSRVARSNAHALKQLGVNVSFVTKPEWQDHSLTTNYITMDEAVDRCDVLMLLRIQHERHDQTMSSTSYLEQFGLTKEREARMKDHAIILHPAPVNRGVEIDSELVESSKSRIFRQMTNGVTVRMAVIQALMKGEL; this is translated from the coding sequence ATGAATTTGATCAGCTCGAGAAAACAATTACTTTCCATGAAGCATTTATCAAACGAAGATATTCACCAGTTGTTTTCCATGGTTAAGGAAATAGAAAAAGGCAATGGACCTTCACCTTTGCAAAGCCGCTTTGCTGCAAATTTATTCCTTGAACCAAGTACAAGGACTAAGAGCAGTTTCCATATTGCGGAGAAGAGACTTGGAATGGAGGTTCTCCATTTAGATGGCATGGATTCAAGCATTACAAAAGGGGAAAGCCTCTACGATACATTAAAAACTCTTGAAGCCATTGGTGTTGAGCTGGCAGTTGTTCGCCAATCAGAAGTCGGTTTGCTGAACAGCTGTGCGGAAGAACTGAATCTCTCTCTTATTAATGCAGGAGATGGTTGTGGAGAACACCCCACTCAATCCCTGCTTGATTTATACACGATCCATGAGCACTTTACTAGTTTTCAAGGTTTGAATGTAGCGATTGCTGGAGACTTAAAGCATAGCCGGGTTGCCAGATCAAATGCTCATGCCTTGAAACAGTTAGGAGTAAATGTATCTTTTGTCACAAAGCCAGAGTGGCAGGATCACTCTCTCACGACTAATTACATAACGATGGACGAGGCAGTCGATCGTTGTGATGTGTTGATGCTGTTACGGATTCAGCATGAAAGACACGATCAAACGATGTCATCCACGTCCTATTTGGAACAATTCGGACTAACAAAGGAACGTGAAGCTCGCATGAAAGATCATGCTATTATTCTTCATCCTGCACCAGTCAACCGTGGAGTGGAGATAGATAGTGAATTGGTTGAATCTAGTAAATCGAGGATCTTCAGGCAAATGACCAACGGTGTGACAGTGAGAATGGCCGTTATCCAAGCCCTTATGAAAGGAGAGCTTTAA
- the lspA gene encoding signal peptidase II: MLAYYLLALGMIILDQITKWLVVTNMRIGESIPIIENFFYLTSHRNQGAAWGILQGQMWFFYIVTVIVIGVVIYYIQQYGKESKLAGVALSLILAGAIGNFIDRVLRKEVVDFADTYIFTYDFPIFNVADSSLVIGVILVMIATFLDERKKKGSIET; encoded by the coding sequence ATGTTAGCGTACTATTTATTAGCTCTTGGAATGATTATTTTAGACCAAATCACAAAGTGGCTGGTCGTAACAAACATGCGTATAGGTGAAAGTATTCCTATCATAGAAAATTTCTTTTACCTGACATCCCACCGTAACCAGGGAGCTGCGTGGGGAATTTTACAAGGACAGATGTGGTTCTTCTATATCGTCACAGTCATTGTGATTGGGGTCGTCATTTATTACATTCAGCAATACGGGAAAGAGAGTAAGCTCGCAGGTGTAGCCCTTTCATTAATATTGGCTGGTGCAATTGGTAACTTTATTGATCGAGTGTTACGTAAAGAAGTGGTTGATTTTGCTGACACCTATATTTTCACCTATGATTTCCCAATATTTAATGTTGCGGATTCATCACTTGTTATCGGAGTTATTTTAGTGATGATTGCAACATTTTTAGATGAGCGTAAAAAGAAAGGAAGTATAGAAACGTGA
- a CDS encoding YlmH family RNA-binding protein — MDIYQHFREEERPFIDQVLSWREDVELKYQRKLSDFLDPREQLILKTILGNTPDLIYGVFGGKEDTERKRAIIAPEYEVIEEGDYHLTLLEASYPTKFVTLEHRDVLGAFMSLGIKREKLGDLIVQDGKIQIVAASEISDYIKMNLTGVKKSNVQFEEKPMSHLLENSNEWSRKETTVSSLRLDVLLKEIYGMSRKKAGMHIEAKHVKVNFRVVENPAFLLEEGDLLSLRGKGRSRLEEVQGKTKKEKFKVTTAKLN, encoded by the coding sequence ATGGACATCTATCAGCACTTCCGTGAAGAAGAACGTCCTTTCATCGATCAGGTCCTTTCTTGGCGCGAAGATGTAGAGTTGAAATATCAAAGAAAACTTAGTGATTTTCTTGACCCAAGAGAACAGTTGATTTTAAAGACGATCTTGGGGAATACACCAGACCTCATCTATGGTGTTTTTGGGGGAAAAGAAGATACGGAGAGAAAACGTGCAATTATTGCCCCGGAGTATGAGGTTATTGAGGAAGGTGATTATCACTTGACTCTGCTCGAGGCGTCGTACCCTACAAAGTTTGTGACCCTTGAACATAGAGATGTGCTAGGTGCCTTTATGTCTCTCGGGATAAAGCGAGAAAAATTGGGAGATTTAATTGTACAAGATGGTAAAATTCAAATTGTCGCTGCGTCTGAAATTAGTGATTATATTAAGATGAATCTGACTGGTGTAAAAAAATCCAATGTGCAGTTCGAAGAGAAGCCTATGTCTCATCTTCTCGAAAATTCGAATGAGTGGTCAAGGAAGGAAACAACAGTTTCCTCCCTCCGCTTAGATGTGCTTCTAAAAGAGATTTACGGAATGTCTAGAAAAAAAGCAGGGATGCATATCGAAGCGAAGCATGTGAAGGTGAATTTCAGGGTTGTTGAGAATCCTGCATTTCTTTTAGAAGAAGGAGATCTCTTATCTTTACGAGGAAAAGGCAGAAGCCGTTTGGAGGAAGTCCAGGGAAAAACAAAGAAAGAGAAATTCAAAGTGACTACAGCAAAACTAAATTAA